The following coding sequences are from one Neovison vison isolate M4711 chromosome X, ASM_NN_V1, whole genome shotgun sequence window:
- the LOC122896763 gene encoding norrin, which produces MRNHVLAASFSMLSLLALMGDTDSKTDSSFMMDSDPLRCMRHHYVDSISHPLYKCSSKMVLLARCEGHCSQASRSEPLVSFSTVLKQPFRSSCHCCRPQTSKLKALRLRCSGGMRLTATYRYILSCHCEECSS; this is translated from the exons ATGAGAAATCATGTACTAGCTGCATCCTTTTCTATGCTCTCCCTGCTGGCGCTAATGGGAGATACGGACAGCAAAACGGACAGCTCCTTCATGATGGACTCGGACCCTCTACGCTGCATGAGGCATCACTATGTCGATTCTATCAGTCACCCATTGTACAAGTGTAGCTCGAAG aTGGTGCTTCTGGCCAGATGCGAGGGGCACTGCAGCCAGGCGTCACGCTCTGAGCCCTTGGTGTCCTTCAGCACTGTCCTCAAGCAGCCTTTCCGCTCCTCCTGTCACTGCTGCCGGCCTCAGACCTCCAAGTTGAAGGCACTGCGCCTGCGCTGTTCGGGGGGCATGCGGCTCACGGCCACCTACCGGTACATCCTCTCCTGTCACTGTGAGGAGTGCAGCTCCTGA